Below is a genomic region from Deltaproteobacteria bacterium.
GGTCGCCTTGGCAAGTACGAACGATGGACCATCGTGGTGTGAGGTAGCCGCCGTTGCTATGACCTTGCTTTGGAGCACAGCGCCTGGCTCGTTGGCGAACCCCATCCCTGACACGAGCAGCACGACTATAAGCACAACCAGGGATTCTGATAAGTGACGAGTCGAAGCAGACTGTTTCATTAAAAACTCCCTTTATCCTAAATCAGCACATAGAAATATTTGGTGCATAGGTTGATGGGTGTCCATAAATATATCCTGTCGATCTTCACGAAATCCACTACTTATAGATATTTTTATACAACTAATAAAATAAACTTTCTATTCAATCATTAAATTAAATTGCAAGCATCATCTATATTTAAAGTTTTATAATTAGCGTTCTCAAAATCAATAGAAAATTCTTGAACACAAGTTTGGACTAAAATTTTAGATGATTTTTATCATAAGGTAATCACATAGATAAGCTCTTCAGGGCTGAACTTGAGGGCGCGTTAGATAGCAATAGCAAGGTTTTGTGGAAATTGAGGGTGAAGGTTAACTATGCTCTTTTGTGGAGGATGTAGCGCCATTTGTAGTAACTGGATATCAGCATCCGCTTCTAAGTATTGCGAGCCAGTGGCTGCCTCGAAAAGTACAAGACCCAATCCATAGACATCAGTACGTACATCCACCTCATCGCCACGGGCTTGCTCAGGGCTAAGATAGGCGAGCTTGCCTTTGATAGTACCGTCACTAGTGCGCATAGCATGAGCGCGCGCTTTAGCAATACCAAAGTCGCCGAGCTTCACCTCATCCTTAGATTAATTATATCAGTAAGAGATTATGTCAAACGTGATTTTAAAGCCAGAGAAGCTGTAAAACTTTTAACGATTAACGATTACTGTGATCGTTAATAGACACGATTACAAATAAGCTATCTTAAAATTCCTAATTCTCTGTTCTTAAGTTTTTCAAATCTTCATTTTTGTATGATGACTAACTGTTTATCTTTAAGTAAGGCAAATTTGAACTTACGTATTTAAAGAACAGATACTCAGTCTTCTGCCAAGAGCACGACTTGGGCATCGGTGATGTCATCATTCTCTACGTTAAATGCTGACTCAGAATTATCACTCGTATATGCTGTCAAACGAAAATAGTAATTAGTATCTTTGCGTAACTCTAAACTAGTTTCAATAGCAGGAGCTGCTATTTCAACTTGTTTGATCCCAATTTGTTGTTTAGCCTCAGCAACACTAATGAATTGGTCGCCGGATTTTAGCGATTGTGTCCAA
It encodes:
- a CDS encoding protein kinase translates to MKLGDFGIAKARAHAMRTSDGTIKGKLAYLSPEQARGDEVDVRTDVYGLGLVLFEAATGSQYLEADADIQLLQMALHPPQKSIVNLHPQFPQNLAIAI